The Pyrenophora tritici-repentis strain M4 chromosome 3, whole genome shotgun sequence genome has a window encoding:
- a CDS encoding DUF1593 domain containing protein, whose translation MATEKLQTYAQKPRVFILSDISNEPDDAESLCRYLLYANEFETEGLVACTSTWMRDKVCPQDMEKMIDAYAGAVDNLNKHAHPEWQYPAAEHLRGLIRKGAETYGMSAVGTDIPLSEGGQLLYDCIIKPSTQPLWVLCWGGTNTLAQALLKIDDDFDPEDSKRLLSRLRVYAISDQDDTGAWIRNSFPDILYIASVHGWNHYGLAAWSGISGDKYYGFDQGGPDFTKMEKSWIKENIQIGPLGSAYPDYLYIPEGDTPSFLYLVQNGLGVPDCPNYGSWGGRYVRTDISTEGLNSSHYSDAVDRVRVGDKTYVSNHATIWRWRDAFQNDFAARIKWTMEPEFAKANHHPVINISGFQGLAPAQVTAEAGTTVTLDASGTYDPDGGKLTFKWWHYREPTATTWLVHEEVMELAIRKLDDEGRKVRITLPPPGKSAVDVMTKEPVAQGQLLHLILEVTDDGTPSLTSYRRVLIQVTNKDLRGGKKSVDAINDAMKKL comes from the exons ATGGCAACCGAGAAACTCCAAACATATGCGCAGAAACCCCGCGTTTTCATCTTGTCAGACATCTCCAATGAGCCCGACGATGCTGAATCCTTATGTCGCTATCTTCTGTACGCGAATGAGTTTGAGACCGAAGGCTTAGTGGCGTGCACAAGCACATGGATGAGAGACAAAGTATGTCCTCAGGACATGGAGAAGATGATTGACGCCTATGCCGGTGCTGTTGATAATCTCAATAAACATGCGCACCCTGAGTGGCAGTACCCGGCTGCAGAGCATCTGCGCGGACTGATCAGAAAAGGCGCCGAG ACTTACGGCATGTCGGCTGTAGGTACTGACATACCATTATCTGAAGGTGGACAACTTCTCTACGACTGCATCATCAAACCTTCCACGCAGCCGTTGTGGGTCCTCTGTTGGGGCGGGACGAACACTCTCGCCCAAGCGCTCTTGAAAATAGACGATGATTTCGACCCAGAGGACTCCAAGCGCTTGCTTTCACGACTACGGGTTTATGCCATCTCCGACCAAGACGATACGGGCGCGTGGATCCGCAACAGTTTTCCCGATATCCTGTACATCGCATCGGTCCATGGCTGGAATCATTATGGCTTGGCGGCCTGGTCCGGAATCTCGGGCGACAAGTACTACGGCTTCGATCAAGGCGGTCCCGATTTTACCAAGATGGAAAAGAGTTGGATCAAAGAAAACATCCAGATTGGCCCACTGGGAAGCGCCTATCCCGACTACCTGTACATTCCTGAGGGCGATACACCTTCTTTCCTCTACCTTGTTCAGAATGGCCTTGGTGTACCCGACTGTCCCAACTATGGATCGTGGGGAGGAAGATATGTGCGCACGGATATCAGTACTGAAGGTCTGAATAGCAGTCATTACTCCGATGCCGTAGACCGAGTCCGGGTTGGCGACAAGACTTATGTATCCAATCATGCGACCATTTGGCGCTGGCGCGATGCCTTCCAGAATGACTTCGCGGCGCGCATCAAGTGGACTATGGAGCCTGAGTTCGCCAAAGCGAACCATCACCCTGTCATCAACATTAGCGGCTTCCAAGGTCTGGCGCCAGCTCAAGTCACTGCTGAAGCCGGCACAACAGTGACACTCGACGCTTCCGGTACCTACGATCCCGATGGCGGAAAGCTGACGTTCAAGTGGTGGCACTACCGCGAGCCCACGGCTACAACATGGCTTGTCCATGAAGAAGTCATGGAACTCGCAATCAGGAAGTTGGACGACGAGGGAAGGAAGGTCCGCATCACACTTCCGCCACCAGGAAAGAGTGCTGTGGATGTGATGACCAAGGAGCCAGTTGCGCAGGGCCAGCTTCTGCACCTCATACTCGAGGTCACCGATGACGGAACACCAAGTTTAACGAGTTACCGCAGAGTATTAATCCAGGTGACCAACAAGGACTTACGAGGTGGCAAGAAGAGTGTTGATGCCATCAACGATGCGATGAAAAAGTTATAA
- a CDS encoding Med15 multi-domain protein, with protein MPPKQAQQKAKPKAANTSDKNMANDNAGAEQCNIPEHEIKQNAGVSASMALQAGQKAWELRQAAHGAGDAKAREEILAKAINKEIEAESFGKAAKYTQTGAFQGLAAGAGLGVQPGVTVGKLTGALVGGVVSTVTGLLGGGIGSVYGAMSGPFWDLGEMASQGVQGVVGDFLPDIKSTPSQKKALEKMVMQTKETQAPSKEELDQMKNDAPDQMPQSWSQSAKDMTSWRPKMPSMPSAKGVGGALGLGGVGAAMNPWGGKGEDQTQQGSSQPKQQPQKQAQKASTQQRTTQNQPQQPSKPKEAPKPEKPRSQRPPTTRAPANPQSGAPNPQTSQSTTATKSPNQSKQVSFDEKENSAPAPTPKQRKKPRKLGQPVGDAQKSGDGAPTPAAKKAPRKLQQKSAAAV; from the exons ATGCCACCGAAACAAGCACAACAAAAAGCGAAGCCGAAAGCCGCGAACACCTCAGATAAGAATATGGCCAACGATAACGCTGGGGCGGAGCAATGCAATATTCCAGAGCATGAAATTAAACAGAATGCTGGCGTATCTGCCAGCATGGCGCTGCAGGCAGGTCAAAAGGCTTGGGAGTTGAGACAAGCGGCACATGGAGCTGGCGATGCAAAGGCAAGGGAAGAGATTTTGGCGAAAGCAATCAACAAGGAGATTGAAGCTGAAAGCTTCGGAAAAGCCGCAAAGTACACACAGACTGGTGCTTTCCAGGGTCTTGCAGCTGGTGCAGGGTTGGGAGTACAGCCGGGTGTTACCGTCGGGAAATTGACCGGAGCGCTCGTCGGTGGCGTGGTATCAACGGTGACTGGTCTTCTTGGTGGAGGTATTGGCTCCGTGTATGGTGCCATGTCAGGTCCATTCTGGGATCTGGGAGAAATGGCAAGCCAAGGAGTTCAAGGAGTTGTGGGGGACTTCCTTCCTGATATCAAGTCGACACCATCGCAAAAGAAGGCATTGGAGAAGATGGTTATGCAAACAAAAGAGACGCAAGCACCTTCAAAGGAAGAGTTGGATCAGATGAAAAATGACGCACCGGATCAAATGCCGCAGTCTTGGTCACAGTCAGCAAAAGATATGACAAGTTGGCGACCGAAGATGCCGAGTATGCCGTCAGCCAAGGGTGTAGGGGGCGCGCTTGGATTGGGAGGCGTCGGGGCTGCTATGAACCCTTGGGGAGGAAAGGGCGAAGATCAAACGCAACAAGGCTCTTCTCAGCCAAAGCAACAACCGCAGAAGCAAGCCCAGAAGGCCTCGA CACAGCAAAGAACCACTCAAAACCAGCCTCAGCAACCGTCGAAACCCAAAGAAGCGCCTAAACCCGAAAAGCCGCGCTCCCAGCGCCCTCCCACTACAAGAGCGCCAGCAAATCCCCAGTCAGGAGCCCCAAACCCCCAAACCTCTCAATCAACCACAGCAACCAAATCTCCGAATCAGTCCAAGCAAGTTTCCTTTGATGAAAAAGAAAACAGCGCACCAGCCCCGACACCGAAACAGCGGAAGAAGCCTAGGAAGTTGGGACAGCCGGTTGGAGACGCGCAGAAGAGCGGGGATGGTGCACCGACGCCGGCTGCGAAGAAGGCGCCGCGGAAGTTGCAGCAGAAGAGTGCTGCTGCTGTGTGA